Within Phycodurus eques isolate BA_2022a chromosome 7, UOR_Pequ_1.1, whole genome shotgun sequence, the genomic segment GCAAAAGGAATAAAGACATGTACCTTCTTTGTGTGGGGACACTAAGGTGCTGGCTGATGGGTTAAGTGCTGAGTACCAACACTGGCTCAGCAGCTTTTCCTGAGTAGCTGGAGCGGCGGCATCCGGTGACATGGACCCGGGTTCAGTCGGTTGCTGGGGCTCCTCTGAAATGATGAATGACTCAGGCTTGGGGGTCGGTAAGCATGCCGCTGCTGCTGGGAAAACAGGGAATGAAATCACCCATCACATCACTAAAAGACAATCATCATTGCGCCCTCATGAGCTCTTGCATATACCTGGTGGATGATTCAGTTAATACAATTTGGCCTCATTTACACAGTAAACACTCACTGTTCATGGGGAATAGCGACCCAGCCATGCTGCTAACAGAAATGTCTATAATTGCCTAcacgcaggggtgtcaaactcaaattcacagtgggccaaaataaaaaattgggacaacattGGGACAAcgtgggccaaactcaatatttaatgaaaaatcactgtgatgtgcatgtttcccttttctcCAGAAATGTAGTGTTAAAGTATAAATTTGTCtaaggagactggtagcatgtcggacaactggttagcacatccgcctcacaattctgaggacttgggttcaaatccagcctcgactgtgtggagtttgcatgttctcgccgtgcctgcgtgggttttctccgggtacaccggtttcctcccacatcccaaaaacatgcacagtaggttaattgaagactctaaattgtccgtacatatgaatgtgagtgtgaatggttgtttgtttgaatgtgccctgcgattggcttgcaaacagttcagggggtaccctgactcctgcccgcagttagctgggataggctccagtacgcccgtgacccgagtggggataagcggtacgggaaattTAGCTTTTACCTCCATGATTCTGCTTTgccttttgttttggaaattaaaatattttttgagactcctacactcctgccttgccttcCTGCTTCCTTCCACTTGGGTCCACCACGTTTTGCCTTTCCTCCAACACCACCAAAAAACTCAATTGTGACACAAAGTAATACTCGCTTTGGTTGAGCACAAAACCATAAataggttccccccaaaaaattgtaaatttcAAGTGACTGTCAGAACTGATTGTACCTGGAAGTATCTGTGGTTGAGATAAAATCTGGATCAAACTACTCTCCTCAGTTATGATCCCTGCATCGCCCTCCTGAGTTTCTATGTCTACAGTTTGGGGCGATGGCTGCATTGTTACGGTCTCATTTTGCCGCCTCCTCCTTCTTGGGCTTGTGGTCCTCATGTCCAGACTTTCCTCCTCCGCATTGGCCCGACTGAGGAAGCCTTGTGTGTCCCAGTCAACGTCGGGGGAGTCCAGCGGTGTCTCCGGGGTGTCCGTGCGCACTAGGGAGGTCCGACTTCCCCGCGAGGCGCCCCTGCGCCTCTCCCGGTGGGTGCGTGAGGCCCCCAGGGCCTCAGGCTCGGCGATGGCGATGTAGGAGAACGTCAGCTCGAGGGAGTTCTGACGCGGCGTGCCCCAGATGGATGGGGAGGAGGCCAGCCCGTCGTCATCATCGAATCCAACCGCTTCATCCTCTGACCAGTCCCTCGCTGTTTGCAGCTCTGACTCCTCATTACCACCTGGAGGAAttgtatgattttattttgaaaaaacactATAATAAACAACTAGCAATATACCTAATATTATTAGAATGGATTATGccatcgattaatcgaatacaaatttatttcatattgAAACTGAATTTCAGGTGCAAGTATTGTTggactttttttaaactggattATTTGATTTATCGTTTTGGTAAACCCAAGTTGCATTCACCTTTAAATTGTGGGCTAATTATAACCTTATTCcaaggcatttttaaaaaatattttatggtaGCCTACATGCAAATTTATATTcaattcatctatccatttgggcacggtggatgactgcttagcacgtctccctcacagttctgagaacccggtttcaaatccgggcccgcctttgtggagttagcatgttctccccgtgcttgtgtggggtttcttcgggtactccggtttcctcctacatcccaaaaacatgcatggtaggttaattgaacactctaaattgcccataggtgtgaatgtgagtgggaatggttgtttttatctgtgccctgtgattggctagtgaccagttTCGGGTGTATCtgcacacctacagacaatttagtcttctaccatgcatgtttttgagagaagaaacagaagtacctggagaaaacataCCAACTGTGGTGAGATTCAAACCTgggacctctcgactgtgaggcacataTGGTAACCACCACTCCACAGTGCTGTCATTTTCATAAGACTttatattaatttacatttcaagacaggggattttttaaaaatatcgcAGCAGGTTCAtccctggcggcacggtggacgactggttagagcgtctgcctggttagagcgtctgcctcacagttctgaggaccggggttcaatccccggccccgcctgtgtggagtttgcatgttctccccgtgcccgcgtgggttttctccgggcacttcggtttcctcccacatcccaaaaacatgcgtggtaggttaattgacaactctaaatttaaatttctttttttaaatgatttcatggAATagtctacaccctcggcagggttctcgagggtgcatgggagttcgcccaaccagtctacatgtgttttgtggacttggagaaggcgttcgaccatgtccctcgggtggtcctgtggggggtgcttcgggagtatggggtaccgaaccccctgatacgggctgtccggtccctgtacgaccggagtcagagtttggtccgcatatctggcagtaagccggactcgtttccggtgagggttggactccgccaaggctgccctttgtcaccgattctgttcataacctttatggacagaatttctaggcgcagccgaagcgtagagggggtccggtttggtggcctcagtattgcatctctgctttttgcagatgatgtggttctgttggcttcatcaagccgtgacctccaactctcattggagcagttcgcagcagagtgtgaag encodes:
- the rtn2a gene encoding reticulon-2a isoform X1: MGQVLGFSHCQEYGSVASTPDSTPPCTDGGNEESELQTARDWSEDEAVGFDDDDGLASSPSIWGTPRQNSLELTFSYIAIAEPEALGASRTHRERRRGASRGSRTSLVRTDTPETPLDSPDVDWDTQGFLSRANAEEESLDMRTTSPRRRRRQNETVTMQPSPQTVDIETQEGDAGIITEESSLIQILSQPQILPAAAACLPTPKPESFIISEEPQQPTEPGSMSPDAAAPATQEKLLSQCWYSALNPSASTLVSPHKEVMDLIYWKDTERTGIVLTGLVVGLLCLFQLSIITVVSTASLAIVCFTMSVRIYYKILHMLNWGDGEHPFKSYLDMDISFSGDQTELYMQKVIVMTLYAVDSLKRLFFVSNLLESLKLLVLMYLVTYLGDLCNGLTLLIIGVIALFSLPLFYRRHQEQVDNIIGRIQAHIDNLKDFIRRLAHGGAPPPDMTPGGAKPKIQ
- the rtn2a gene encoding reticulon-2a isoform X2 produces the protein MGQVLGFSHCQEYGSVASTPDSTPPCTDGGNEESELQTARDWSEDEAVGFDDDDGLASSPSIWGTPRQNSLELTFSYIAIAEPEALGASRTHRERRRGASRGSRTSLVRTDTPETPLDSPDVDWDTQGFLSRANAEEESLDMRTTSPRRRRRQNETVTMQPSPQTVDIETQEGDAGIITEESSLIQILSQPQILPAAACLPTPKPESFIISEEPQQPTEPGSMSPDAAAPATQEKLLSQCWYSALNPSASTLVSPHKEVMDLIYWKDTERTGIVLTGLVVGLLCLFQLSIITVVSTASLAIVCFTMSVRIYYKILHMLNWGDGEHPFKSYLDMDISFSGDQTELYMQKVIVMTLYAVDSLKRLFFVSNLLESLKLLVLMYLVTYLGDLCNGLTLLIIGVIALFSLPLFYRRHQEQVDNIIGRIQAHIDNLKDFIRRLAHGGAPPPDMTPGGAKPKIQ